From Streptomyces durmitorensis, a single genomic window includes:
- a CDS encoding D-2-hydroxyacid dehydrogenase family protein: MPEIRRVAILDDYQRTAHRYAAWDSLPEGTQLTYFSAHLDGPEEVTAALQPFDVVVAMRERTPFPAEVLDRLPNLRLLVTTGPANAAIDTAAAARRGIVVSGTRAAGLTSTAELTWGLLHALTRSLPAEDRNLREGAWQQTVGRDLHGARLGVIGLGGVGSRVAQVGVAFGMDVVAWSTHLDPEHAKALDVTPVSKRELLTTSDVVTLHVRLSPRTVGLIGIDELALMRPDALLINTSRAPVVDEQALLAALHAGTVGGAALDVHFTEPLPTDSPWRGAPRTVLTPHLGYVTADAYEIFYRDALGDILAYAADEPVRLLTP, translated from the coding sequence ATGCCTGAGATCCGCCGAGTGGCGATCCTGGACGACTACCAGCGCACGGCACACCGCTACGCCGCCTGGGACTCCCTGCCCGAAGGCACCCAACTCACCTACTTCTCCGCGCACTTGGACGGCCCCGAGGAGGTGACAGCCGCGCTGCAGCCATTCGACGTGGTCGTGGCCATGCGCGAGCGGACTCCCTTCCCCGCCGAAGTGCTCGACAGGCTGCCCAACCTGCGCCTGCTGGTGACGACCGGCCCCGCCAACGCGGCCATCGACACGGCCGCGGCCGCGCGGCGCGGAATCGTGGTGTCCGGTACCCGCGCCGCGGGCCTGACCTCGACGGCCGAGCTGACATGGGGACTCCTGCACGCCCTGACCCGCTCACTCCCCGCCGAGGACCGCAACTTGCGCGAGGGCGCTTGGCAGCAGACCGTGGGTCGCGACCTGCACGGCGCCCGCCTGGGCGTCATCGGCCTTGGCGGCGTGGGCAGTCGCGTGGCCCAGGTCGGGGTCGCCTTCGGCATGGACGTCGTCGCCTGGAGCACGCACCTCGATCCCGAGCACGCGAAAGCACTGGACGTCACCCCCGTCAGCAAACGGGAACTGCTGACCACCTCGGACGTGGTGACGCTCCACGTCCGACTCTCCCCACGCACCGTCGGCCTCATCGGTATCGACGAACTCGCCCTCATGCGGCCGGACGCGCTGCTGATCAACACCTCCCGGGCACCCGTCGTCGACGAGCAGGCACTGCTGGCAGCGCTGCACGCCGGAACGGTGGGCGGCGCTGCCCTGGACGTCCACTTCACCGAGCCACTGCCCACCGATTCACCATGGCGCGGCGCTCCACGGACCGTCCTCACCCCACACCTGGGCTACGTCACCGCCGACGCCTACGAGATCTTCTACCGCGACGCACTCGGCGACATCCTCGCCTACGCCGCAGACGAACCGGTCCGCCTGCTCACGCCATGA
- a CDS encoding GMC family oxidoreductase, whose product MTSTSWDVIVVGAGSAGAALAARSAEKGKRVLLVEAGPDYRSAQMHEAWRSPNPAVALMNPTAAEGLLWTGLNSSRTESQTQAPYWRGRGVGGSSSINGQIAIRPPMADFEDWSGLGCTGWSPADVLPYFAKLEDDEQFGDEPYHGRGGPTPIHRTPQDEWGGVDTALSRSALAAGFGWAADVNAPSSRGVSPYPINSRGGCRVSVNDAYLEQARELGTLTVLGDALVEKVVFAGNRAVGVRLLVDGEATTTEYADTVVLSAGVIHSPGILMRSGIGPASHLRALGIDVRHDLPVGHGMQDHPMALVSIPLRESAAVKTPHDRHTNVCVRWTSGDDAPDNDLMFVSLNQNVLAMAAATTTTASGAFGVWMNQNHSRGVLTLASTDPYDQPLVRQRMLSDERDLRRMRHGLRALVDLARRPETAAITEGSLEKENAALFSVLDSDSGLDDYLLTTAMDAQHGTSTCRMGPTDDPATVVDSECRVLGVEGLYVVDASVFPSVPRANTNLATIMAGELMADRIA is encoded by the coding sequence ATGACGAGCACGAGCTGGGACGTCATTGTGGTGGGTGCGGGATCCGCGGGTGCCGCGCTCGCGGCGCGCTCGGCGGAGAAGGGCAAGCGAGTCCTCCTCGTGGAGGCCGGCCCCGACTACCGTTCGGCGCAGATGCACGAGGCGTGGCGCTCACCCAATCCGGCGGTCGCGCTGATGAACCCCACCGCGGCCGAGGGGCTGCTGTGGACGGGCCTGAATTCCTCGCGCACCGAATCGCAGACGCAAGCGCCGTACTGGCGCGGCAGGGGTGTCGGCGGCAGTTCGTCGATCAACGGGCAGATCGCGATCCGGCCCCCCATGGCTGACTTCGAGGACTGGAGCGGGCTCGGGTGTACGGGCTGGTCCCCGGCGGATGTCCTGCCGTACTTCGCGAAGCTGGAGGACGACGAGCAGTTCGGTGACGAGCCGTATCACGGCCGCGGTGGACCGACACCGATCCACCGGACGCCGCAGGACGAGTGGGGTGGGGTCGACACCGCGCTGTCCCGCTCCGCCCTCGCGGCGGGGTTCGGCTGGGCCGCGGATGTCAACGCCCCTTCCTCGCGCGGGGTTTCGCCCTATCCGATCAACTCGCGGGGCGGGTGCCGGGTGTCGGTCAACGACGCGTACCTGGAACAGGCCCGGGAGTTGGGCACGCTGACCGTCCTGGGCGACGCCCTGGTGGAGAAGGTGGTGTTCGCCGGGAACCGGGCGGTGGGGGTCCGGCTGCTCGTCGACGGAGAGGCGACGACGACCGAGTACGCCGACACGGTCGTGCTCAGCGCCGGCGTCATCCACTCACCCGGCATCCTCATGCGCTCGGGCATCGGACCCGCGTCGCACCTGCGCGCGCTCGGCATCGACGTGCGCCACGACCTGCCGGTGGGCCACGGCATGCAGGACCACCCGATGGCGCTGGTGTCGATCCCGCTGCGCGAGTCGGCGGCGGTCAAGACGCCGCACGACCGGCACACCAACGTCTGCGTCCGGTGGACCAGCGGCGACGACGCCCCCGACAACGACCTGATGTTCGTCTCGCTCAACCAGAACGTGCTGGCGATGGCCGCCGCCACAACCACCACCGCTTCCGGGGCGTTCGGAGTGTGGATGAACCAGAACCACTCCCGGGGCGTCCTGACGTTGGCGTCCACCGACCCCTACGACCAGCCGCTGGTGCGGCAGCGGATGCTGTCCGACGAACGGGACCTCCGCCGCATGCGCCACGGCCTACGGGCGCTCGTCGACCTGGCGCGCCGACCCGAGACGGCAGCCATCACGGAAGGATCGCTGGAGAAGGAGAACGCGGCACTGTTCTCCGTCCTGGACAGCGACAGCGGCCTCGACGACTACCTGCTGACGACGGCCATGGACGCCCAACACGGCACCAGCACCTGCCGCATGGGCCCGACCGACGACCCCGCCACCGTCGTGGACAGCGAGTGCCGCGTCCTCGGCGTCGAGGGCCTGTACGTGGTCGACGCCTCGGTCTTCCCGTCCGTGCCCCGGGCCAACACGAACCTGGCCACGATCATGGCGGGCGAACTCATGGCCGACCGCATCGCCTGA
- a CDS encoding MBL fold metallo-hydrolase has translation MLKQVAEGVLIHQSELLQNNTVVVQGRGGVLLIDAGITGDEMSCLANDLRELSQPVIAGFSTHPDWDHVLWHADLGKAPRYGTARCASYMQDLLSNADWRARVTDGLPPEIAEETPLDLFGLITGLPAETAHIPWDGPKVRIIEHPAHAPGHAALLIEERRVLVAGDMLSDLFIPMLDDTADPMEDYLVGLRLLEAVADDVDVLIPGHGSVGIADQVRARIKQDRAYVDALRDAHVPNDPRIGPSVKPGWEWVNDIHEGQFQRLAQRSARDETPD, from the coding sequence ATGCTGAAGCAGGTCGCGGAAGGTGTACTGATCCACCAGAGCGAGTTACTCCAGAACAACACTGTTGTCGTGCAGGGCAGGGGCGGCGTGTTACTCATAGACGCCGGGATAACAGGCGATGAAATGTCCTGCCTGGCGAACGACCTTCGTGAGTTGAGCCAGCCCGTCATCGCAGGATTCTCGACGCATCCTGATTGGGATCACGTCCTCTGGCATGCCGACCTTGGCAAAGCCCCTCGTTACGGTACAGCGCGCTGCGCGTCCTACATGCAGGATCTGCTGTCGAACGCGGACTGGAGGGCCCGCGTCACCGATGGATTACCGCCGGAAATCGCCGAGGAAACACCGCTGGACCTGTTCGGCCTCATTACGGGTCTGCCAGCTGAAACTGCGCATATTCCATGGGATGGCCCCAAGGTCCGGATTATTGAGCATCCGGCGCATGCCCCGGGCCACGCGGCGCTTTTGATCGAAGAACGCAGGGTTCTCGTCGCCGGCGACATGCTCTCCGATCTCTTCATTCCGATGCTCGACGACACTGCCGACCCGATGGAGGACTACCTCGTCGGACTGCGTCTGCTCGAGGCCGTGGCGGACGACGTCGATGTCCTCATTCCCGGTCACGGGTCCGTCGGTATAGCTGATCAGGTACGCGCAAGGATCAAGCAGGATCGCGCGTACGTGGACGCCCTGCGTGACGCCCATGTTCCGAACGACCCACGGATCGGCCCATCGGTCAAGCCCGGCTGGGAGTGGGTGAACGACATACACGAAGGGCAATTCCAGCGCCTCGCCCAGAGAAGTGCGCGCGACGAGACGCCCGACTAG
- a CDS encoding aldehyde dehydrogenase family protein: MKTLQNLTGGVWGDSFEDTLLDVVNPATEDVIARLPGGCRADVDRAVAAAVKAQPAWAALPVTERVAHISAWADTVAEYADELADLECREMGKPVGVGRTFIDGAVVGLKASAAQALSYGFEENISHPDGSATKLLRHPLGATAVITPWNFPVAMVLGALGPMLAAGNTVVVKPSERSPLSAVRLFELLDLPPGVVNLVLGDACAGAPLAEHADIQLVHFTGSVGAGRKVGAGTGKLLHRAVLELGGKDPVVVDAGVDPGATAKAVAFGAFINTGQICTSMERIYVHQDIAAEFVEALVEAAGTYTVGDGHDEGVMMGPLVDERQRDTVRRHVAEAVERGATVRAGGVEPDSKGFFYPATVLTGVDDSMLVMTEETFGPLAPVVVVSSFEEGLERAARSRFGLAATVYTRDPDHVAAATRIPAGVVWINQWQGGGPERLYEPAGDSGMGATGARAAYDAATRPASVHIAARTAS, encoded by the coding sequence ATGAAGACCTTGCAGAACCTGACCGGCGGCGTCTGGGGGGATTCCTTCGAGGACACGCTGCTCGACGTCGTCAACCCCGCGACCGAGGACGTCATCGCCCGCCTGCCCGGCGGCTGTCGGGCCGACGTGGACCGGGCCGTGGCCGCCGCGGTGAAGGCGCAGCCCGCGTGGGCTGCCCTGCCCGTGACCGAACGCGTCGCACACATCTCGGCGTGGGCCGACACCGTCGCCGAGTACGCGGACGAACTCGCCGACCTGGAGTGCCGGGAGATGGGCAAGCCGGTCGGCGTCGGCCGTACATTCATCGACGGGGCGGTTGTCGGCCTCAAAGCGTCCGCGGCCCAGGCGCTGTCGTACGGCTTCGAGGAGAACATCAGCCATCCCGACGGCAGCGCCACGAAGCTCCTGCGCCATCCGCTGGGGGCCACCGCGGTGATCACGCCGTGGAACTTCCCCGTCGCCATGGTGCTCGGTGCGCTCGGCCCGATGCTGGCCGCCGGCAACACCGTCGTCGTCAAACCCTCCGAACGATCGCCGTTGTCGGCCGTGCGGCTCTTCGAACTGCTCGACCTGCCGCCCGGCGTGGTCAACCTCGTGCTCGGCGACGCGTGTGCCGGAGCGCCGCTGGCCGAGCACGCGGACATCCAACTCGTGCACTTCACCGGATCCGTCGGGGCCGGCCGGAAGGTCGGCGCGGGAACCGGCAAGCTGCTGCACCGCGCCGTCCTCGAACTCGGCGGCAAGGACCCCGTCGTCGTCGACGCCGGCGTCGACCCCGGCGCGACAGCGAAAGCAGTGGCGTTCGGTGCCTTCATCAACACCGGGCAGATCTGTACGTCCATGGAGCGCATATACGTGCACCAGGACATCGCCGCGGAGTTCGTCGAAGCCCTGGTGGAGGCGGCGGGGACGTACACCGTCGGCGACGGTCACGACGAGGGCGTCATGATGGGACCCCTGGTCGACGAGCGGCAGCGCGACACGGTCCGCAGGCATGTCGCCGAGGCCGTCGAGCGCGGTGCGACGGTCCGTGCGGGGGGAGTCGAACCGGACAGCAAGGGCTTCTTCTACCCGGCCACGGTGCTGACCGGCGTCGACGACTCGATGCTGGTGATGACCGAGGAGACCTTCGGACCGCTCGCCCCTGTCGTGGTCGTCTCCTCCTTCGAGGAAGGGCTGGAGCGTGCAGCCCGGTCCCGCTTCGGCCTCGCGGCCACCGTCTACACCCGCGACCCCGACCATGTGGCCGCAGCCACCCGGATCCCCGCGGGCGTCGTCTGGATCAATCAGTGGCAGGGCGGCGGCCCCGAACGCCTCTACGAACCGGCCGGCGACAGCGGCATGGGCGCCACCGGTGCGAGAGCGGCCTACGACGCCGCCACCCGCCCGGCCTCCGTCCACATCGCCGCCAGGACCGCGTCGTGA
- a CDS encoding GbsR/MarR family transcriptional regulator, with protein sequence MSDQGGQATEHGTDNSQDSHDSHNATDALVEEFGTHVGRAMGWPRMAGRAAGLLMLSDKPLTLAQLQEALDASKGSASEMTRLLIANGTVERYKEAGARHFVYRWRDDAWVGCLRHIVAATTELRELAAHAQDRGADRSANMSEEQRGRLRDMHDYYRFMVGHLESMLAEYTATWTASKDRP encoded by the coding sequence GTGTCCGATCAGGGCGGCCAGGCGACCGAGCACGGCACAGACAACTCGCAGGACTCACACGACTCACACAACGCGACCGATGCACTGGTCGAGGAGTTCGGCACCCACGTCGGCAGAGCCATGGGCTGGCCGCGCATGGCAGGCCGCGCCGCAGGCCTGCTGATGCTGAGCGACAAGCCACTGACCCTCGCCCAACTCCAGGAAGCCCTGGACGCCAGCAAGGGATCGGCCTCGGAGATGACGCGACTGCTCATCGCCAACGGCACCGTGGAGCGCTACAAGGAGGCAGGAGCGCGGCACTTCGTCTACCGGTGGCGCGACGACGCCTGGGTCGGCTGCCTGCGCCACATCGTGGCCGCAACCACCGAACTGCGCGAACTCGCCGCGCACGCACAGGACCGCGGCGCCGACAGGTCCGCCAACATGTCCGAGGAACAGCGTGGGCGGCTGCGCGACATGCACGACTACTACCGCTTCATGGTGGGGCACCTGGAGTCGATGCTGGCGGAGTACACCGCGACCTGGACGGCGAGCAAAGACCGGCCGTGA
- a CDS encoding M20 family metallopeptidase, protein MKAAPMDPKPLIRKRIRAAERDLVDLSHRIHAHPELAFEEVRASAWVAQHLSAAGFDVEHGCYGMPTAVRATVGSGRLHLAICAEYDALPEIGHACGHNIIAAAAVGAGLGLAGIAEDLGLTVTVLGTPAEEGGGGKILMLERGAFDGLDAAMMVHPAAAEMDAMPGTAVSQFDIRYRGTPAHAGAYPERGVNAADAMTVAQVAIGLLRQQTTGADRIQGIVTEAGSAANVIPDTSRGRWIVRSDTLAALAPLKARVARCFEAGALATGCELTVSPVGPDYADLRPDPAMLALYRANAEALGRTFLDLPGGAVVGAATDMGNVSHAVRTIHPMLGLDCVPAVNHQREFTAACITPAADRAVLDGAIAMAWTAADLAAMSDRAS, encoded by the coding sequence GTGAAAGCCGCGCCGATGGACCCCAAGCCCCTCATTCGGAAGCGGATCCGGGCTGCGGAGCGCGACCTGGTGGACCTCTCCCATCGCATCCACGCCCATCCGGAACTGGCCTTCGAAGAGGTCCGTGCCAGCGCCTGGGTCGCCCAGCACCTGAGCGCGGCCGGCTTCGACGTCGAGCACGGCTGCTACGGCATGCCCACCGCGGTCCGCGCCACTGTGGGATCCGGGCGCCTGCACCTCGCCATCTGCGCGGAGTACGACGCGCTGCCGGAGATCGGCCATGCCTGCGGGCACAACATCATCGCCGCGGCCGCGGTGGGCGCCGGACTGGGTCTTGCCGGAATCGCCGAGGACCTCGGACTGACGGTCACCGTGCTCGGGACACCGGCCGAGGAAGGTGGCGGCGGCAAGATCCTGATGCTCGAACGCGGAGCCTTCGACGGACTGGATGCCGCCATGATGGTGCACCCCGCAGCCGCCGAGATGGATGCCATGCCCGGCACCGCGGTCTCCCAGTTCGACATTCGCTATCGCGGCACGCCCGCGCACGCGGGCGCCTACCCCGAGCGCGGAGTCAACGCCGCCGACGCCATGACCGTCGCCCAGGTGGCCATCGGACTGCTGCGTCAGCAGACCACGGGCGCGGACCGCATCCAAGGCATCGTCACCGAAGCAGGCAGCGCGGCGAACGTCATCCCTGATACCAGCCGCGGCCGCTGGATCGTCCGCTCGGACACCCTGGCGGCGCTCGCCCCCCTCAAAGCCCGTGTGGCGCGCTGTTTCGAGGCCGGTGCGCTGGCCACGGGGTGCGAACTGACCGTGAGCCCCGTCGGCCCCGACTACGCCGACCTGCGCCCCGACCCCGCGATGCTGGCTCTGTACCGGGCCAACGCCGAGGCCCTGGGCCGCACTTTCCTGGACCTGCCCGGTGGCGCCGTCGTCGGAGCCGCCACCGACATGGGCAACGTCTCCCACGCCGTACGCACGATCCATCCCATGCTCGGCCTCGACTGCGTGCCCGCGGTCAACCACCAGCGCGAGTTCACGGCCGCGTGCATCACACCGGCCGCCGACCGCGCAGTCCTCGACGGCGCCATCGCGATGGCTTGGACCGCGGCCGACCTCGCCGCAATGTCCGACCGCGCGTCGTGA
- a CDS encoding MBL fold metallo-hydrolase yields MPTTPTTPTGEQTTTAHPQHAPTDDSGGRLPRLWTRTLGDLTLTYVPDAGVHMIPTRVYPASADEDWTDHGPHMTDAGHLAMGCGALLVERRGKRLLLDAGHGRISGEDPEHFQHGFDHVQTLPDHLQRLGVDPAALETVAFTHLHDDHTGWARPDAVDDPRSLFPNARWVVGEGELQGLNPASGPRLAGQSERTTAVADGTEIAEGVRAWALPGHTTGHTAWILDTGDGRRIVAFGDAMHSPVQIEHPDWEVVLDHDRAQAEHSRRRLVEFLAKSDVFGFGVHFADQQLGTVDDTGHWRPWDDETDNR; encoded by the coding sequence ATGCCCACCACGCCCACCACGCCCACCGGCGAGCAGACCACCACCGCCCACCCGCAGCACGCTCCCACCGACGATTCGGGGGGCCGCCTGCCCCGCCTGTGGACACGGACCCTGGGCGACCTCACCCTCACCTACGTCCCCGACGCCGGCGTCCACATGATCCCCACCCGGGTCTATCCCGCCTCCGCCGACGAGGACTGGACGGACCACGGTCCCCACATGACGGACGCGGGCCACCTGGCCATGGGATGCGGCGCGCTGCTCGTCGAGCGTCGCGGGAAGCGCCTGCTCCTGGACGCCGGCCACGGCCGCATCTCGGGTGAGGACCCCGAACACTTCCAACACGGCTTCGACCACGTACAGACCCTGCCCGATCACCTTCAACGCCTGGGCGTCGATCCGGCCGCTCTGGAGACGGTCGCCTTCACCCACCTGCACGACGACCACACGGGATGGGCCCGGCCGGACGCCGTCGACGACCCGCGCAGCCTGTTCCCCAACGCGCGCTGGGTCGTCGGGGAAGGAGAACTGCAGGGACTGAACCCCGCCTCCGGCCCACGGCTCGCCGGACAGAGCGAACGGACCACAGCTGTCGCCGACGGTACAGAGATCGCGGAGGGAGTACGTGCCTGGGCGCTGCCCGGTCACACCACCGGGCACACAGCCTGGATCCTTGACACCGGTGACGGCCGCCGGATCGTGGCCTTCGGCGACGCCATGCACTCTCCCGTCCAGATCGAGCATCCCGACTGGGAAGTCGTCCTCGACCACGACCGCGCCCAGGCCGAGCACTCACGTCGCCGACTCGTGGAATTCCTGGCCAAGAGCGACGTCTTCGGCTTCGGCGTGCACTTCGCCGACCAGCAACTCGGCACCGTCGACGACACCGGCCACTGGCGCCCTTGGGACGACGAGACAGACAACCGGTAA
- a CDS encoding IS3 family transposase, protein MVLQVAPQAVRADKTRDQTRRAGRADPLLLRSLRPDDGSPRITLDLWEEGWQMSHNTVAEIMAELGLQGRKPPRRRRSLTRPGKRTTATDLVRRKFDAIAPNVLWWGDMTEIETGEGKLYLASVHDAFSRRALGYAMGARHDAALVGAALQMAIATRGGQVGGVIFHTDRGSGYTSEAFQQLCGRWGVVQSVGRVGSALDNAAAESFHSVLKVEYIHRHTFATCTEARLKTATWIADFYNTKRRHSVAAGKPPSSSNGSSRKRERGPTRKAGPHNQRLYGTRGLTTMVRYYSASPHRTKS, encoded by the coding sequence GTGGTTCTACAAGTGGCGCCGCAGGCCGTCCGAGCCGACAAGACGCGAGATCAGACGCGCAGAGCTGGCCGAGCGGATCCGCTGCTTCTTCGATCGCTCCGGCCGGACGACGGCTCGCCGAGGATCACGCTGGATTTATGGGAGGAGGGCTGGCAGATGTCGCATAACACCGTCGCCGAGATCATGGCGGAACTCGGCCTGCAGGGCCGCAAGCCGCCTCGCCGACGCCGCTCGCTCACCCGCCCCGGCAAGCGGACGACTGCTACTGACCTGGTGCGGCGCAAGTTCGACGCCATCGCGCCCAACGTCTTGTGGTGGGGCGATATGACGGAGATCGAGACCGGCGAGGGCAAGCTATACCTCGCATCCGTGCACGACGCGTTCTCCCGCCGCGCTCTTGGCTACGCGATGGGCGCGCGGCACGATGCCGCGCTGGTCGGCGCCGCCCTGCAGATGGCGATCGCGACCCGAGGCGGCCAGGTCGGCGGCGTCATCTTCCACACGGACCGCGGCAGCGGATACACGTCCGAGGCGTTCCAGCAGCTGTGTGGCCGCTGGGGCGTGGTGCAGTCGGTGGGGCGCGTCGGGTCGGCGCTGGACAACGCCGCCGCGGAGTCGTTCCACTCGGTCCTCAAGGTCGAGTACATCCACCGGCATACCTTCGCCACCTGCACCGAGGCCCGGCTGAAGACCGCCACATGGATCGCGGACTTCTACAACACGAAACGCCGTCACAGCGTGGCCGCCGGGAAGCCACCGTCGAGTTCGAACGGATCATCCAGGAAGCGCGAGCGCGGACCGACCAGGAAGGCCGGGCCGCATAACCAACGTCTCTACGGAACCAGGGGATTGACAACCATGGTGAGGTACTACTCCGCCTCACCACACAGGACAAAGTCTTAG
- a CDS encoding EF-hand domain-containing protein, which translates to MQAAARKVFDRYDLDGDGQITAKEYRQVVAELNGEHLTDEQAQRFIDVLDTDGDGTMSFEEFWAPMQDA; encoded by the coding sequence ATGCAAGCGGCCGCACGCAAGGTCTTCGACCGGTACGACCTCGACGGCGACGGCCAGATCACGGCCAAGGAGTACCGGCAGGTCGTCGCAGAGTTGAACGGCGAGCACCTCACCGACGAGCAGGCGCAGCGGTTCATCGACGTGCTGGACACGGACGGCGACGGCACCATGTCCTTCGAAGAGTTCTGGGCACCGATGCAGGACGCCTGA
- a CDS encoding MFS transporter: protein MNDPEFRKDVADARSPLSRAMVLLLAVTCGAAVANIYYAQPLLPVVSKALGVSEGAGGLIVTSSQIGYALSLALLVPLGDVLERRRLVSGLLALSAVALLGAAASPSLGALYASVALVGVASAVAQIVVPMAASLAADHERGAVVGTVMSGLLIGIMLARTVAGVLAEFGDWRLVFVFAAGVMVVLAITLRLVLPLVPPAAKTPYPRLLHSVVTLVRTESLLRRRMALAAVGMGGFTVLWTASSFLLAGPAYGYGPAVIGLFGLVGVVGAAAASVAGRLADRGRARQVTTGGLIVLTGSWGVLVFADRGGPLGLSALMAGIVALNLAQQALLISHQSVLYRRIPHARSRVTTALMVSAFAGSTVASALTAALYPLVGWAGVSALGAVIALIGLAIWSLELLRPSPADPVAGPPADENVHTPRTSGASANRTRASGARANRTHALADADADAEETAHA from the coding sequence ATGAACGATCCAGAATTCAGAAAGGACGTCGCAGACGCCCGCTCCCCGCTGAGCCGCGCGATGGTCCTGTTGCTGGCGGTGACGTGTGGCGCGGCGGTCGCGAACATCTATTACGCCCAGCCGTTGCTGCCCGTCGTCTCCAAGGCGCTGGGGGTCTCCGAAGGGGCCGGAGGCCTGATCGTCACCTCTTCGCAGATCGGCTACGCGCTCTCGCTGGCACTTCTGGTGCCCCTGGGTGACGTACTGGAGCGGCGCCGTCTTGTGAGCGGGCTGCTCGCCCTGAGCGCTGTCGCTCTCCTCGGTGCGGCGGCCTCCCCCTCGCTGGGGGCGCTGTACGCCTCGGTCGCGCTGGTCGGGGTGGCCTCCGCCGTGGCGCAGATCGTGGTGCCGATGGCCGCCTCTCTGGCCGCCGACCACGAACGCGGCGCAGTGGTGGGAACGGTCATGAGCGGCCTGCTCATCGGCATCATGCTCGCGCGAACGGTTGCCGGGGTGCTGGCCGAATTCGGGGACTGGCGGCTGGTGTTCGTCTTCGCGGCGGGCGTCATGGTGGTCCTTGCGATCACCCTGCGCCTGGTCCTGCCTCTCGTACCGCCGGCCGCGAAGACGCCCTACCCCCGGCTGCTGCACTCGGTGGTGACTCTGGTGCGCACCGAGTCGCTGCTGCGCAGGCGCATGGCTCTGGCCGCGGTCGGCATGGGCGGCTTCACGGTCCTGTGGACCGCCTCGTCGTTCCTCCTGGCCGGCCCCGCCTACGGGTACGGACCGGCGGTCATCGGCCTGTTCGGCCTGGTCGGCGTCGTCGGGGCCGCGGCCGCGTCGGTGGCCGGCCGCCTTGCGGACCGCGGTCGCGCCCGCCAGGTGACAACAGGCGGGCTGATCGTACTGACGGGCAGCTGGGGCGTGCTCGTCTTCGCCGATCGAGGAGGCCCGCTCGGTCTGAGCGCGCTGATGGCCGGCATCGTGGCACTCAACCTGGCACAGCAGGCACTGCTGATCAGCCACCAGAGCGTCCTGTACCGCCGCATCCCGCACGCACGCAGCCGGGTCACCACAGCGCTCATGGTCTCCGCCTTCGCCGGCAGCACCGTCGCTTCCGCCCTGACAGCCGCGCTGTATCCGCTCGTTGGCTGGGCAGGGGTCTCCGCGCTCGGAGCGGTGATCGCACTGATCGGCCTCGCGATCTGGTCCCTGGAACTGCTCCGCCCGAGCCCCGCGGACCCGGTCGCCGGCCCGCCGGCGGACGAAAACGTCCACACGCCCCGCACCTCTGGCGCGAGCGCGAACCGCACCCGCGCATCTGGCGCGAGGGCGAACCGCACCCACGCACTCGCCGACGCCGACGCAGACGCCGAGGAGACCGCTCATGCCTGA
- a CDS encoding TetR/AcrR family transcriptional regulator yields the protein MPSAGRPRAFDMEAVLEAAMLLFWEQGYEATSLAQLRAATGLSSASLYGAFGSKEGLFKQVVEHYMEGPGGAVDVIEDETISPREAVAGLLHRSIDMQADASHPTGCLIALSGTMRAPGEEYAGVRAAVAARREADRVRIRACVERGVAAGELDADVDVDGVTAMIHSFLLGLSTQLRDGVAAATLHTAVEALLLNWRRA from the coding sequence ATGCCGTCAGCCGGCCGTCCCCGCGCCTTCGACATGGAGGCCGTACTGGAGGCCGCGATGCTGCTGTTCTGGGAGCAGGGCTACGAAGCGACATCGCTGGCACAGCTGCGAGCTGCCACCGGGCTGTCCTCCGCGAGCCTGTACGGCGCCTTCGGATCGAAGGAAGGGCTGTTCAAGCAGGTCGTCGAGCACTACATGGAGGGGCCGGGCGGTGCTGTCGACGTCATCGAGGACGAGACGATCAGCCCGCGAGAGGCCGTGGCCGGCCTGCTGCACCGCTCGATCGACATGCAGGCCGACGCGTCCCACCCCACCGGCTGTCTCATCGCCCTGTCCGGCACGATGCGGGCGCCGGGAGAGGAGTACGCCGGAGTGCGCGCGGCCGTCGCGGCACGGCGTGAAGCCGACCGGGTGCGCATCAGGGCCTGCGTGGAGCGAGGCGTCGCCGCGGGCGAACTCGATGCCGACGTCGACGTCGACGGGGTGACCGCCATGATTCACAGCTTTCTCCTCGGCCTCTCCACGCAGCTGCGCGACGGAGTGGCCGCAGCCACTCTGCACACGGCGGTCGAGGCCCTGCTGCTCAACTGGCGCCGCGCATAG